A section of the Paralichthys olivaceus isolate ysfri-2021 chromosome 16, ASM2471397v2, whole genome shotgun sequence genome encodes:
- the LOC109641600 gene encoding uncharacterized protein: MERGFFLWFAAVMVSVAPGVKGTAHLSFANNTQVNITREGCGDSKLCLEEPTECDPAGNDTCLFGSVVLGADRSIQLRGESAGYIALGINASEGTTMLFVCAQNASDNGTFFFRTMKIDTDNQLSPQETRVTEIRGLVNSDVIQCEFDIPDVNGIRNSFETLTFLLGTGSFNGTTFGLFNISLSRSLNITVNTTATPTTAGATTAGASSVVRSYALLLLLSVVTLSVTQRA, from the exons ATGGAACGAGGTTTCTTCTTGTGGTTTGCTGCCGTGATGGTTTCCGTGGCACCAGGTGTCAAAGGAACAGCACATTTGTCATTTGCCAACAACACACAG GTGAACATCACTCGAGAAGGTTGCGGAGACTCTAAACTGTGTTTGGAGGAACCAACCGAGTGTGACCCCGCAGGAAACGACACCTGTCTGTTTGGGTCTGTGGTCCTCGGAGCAGACCGGTCCATCCAACTCAGAGGGGAATCAGCGGGTTACATTGCACTGGGAATTAATGCGTCagag GGAACCACCATGCTTTTCGTCTGTGCTCAGAACGCCTCGGACAATGGGACGTTCTTCTTCCGCACAATGAAGATCGACACCGACAATCAGCTCAGTCCACAGGAGACG AGAGTGACAGAAATCCGAGGTTTGGTGAACAGCGACGTGATCCAGTGCGAGTTTGACATCCCTGATGTGAACGGCATCAGGAACAGCTTTGAAACCCTCACGTTCCTTCTGGGGACGGGTAGTTTTAACGGAA CTACATTCGGTTTGTTCAACATCTCCCTGAGCAGGAGCCTGAACATCACCGTCAACACCACAGCCACACCCACAACAGCAGGAGCCACAACAGCAGGAGCCAGTAGCGTTGTCCGCTCATATG ctctgcttctcctgctgaGCGTCGTCACACTGTCCGTCACACAGAGAGCTTGA